A region from the Salidesulfovibrio onnuriiensis genome encodes:
- the dsrA gene encoding dissimilatory-type sulfite reductase subunit alpha translates to MAKHKTPMLDQLESGPWPSFVSDVKQEAETRAKNEKGIEYQVPADCPDDLLGVLELSYNDGETHWKHGGIVGVFGYGGGVIGRYCDQPEQFPGVAHFHTIRVAQPAGKFYTTKFLRDLCDIWELRGSGLTNMHGATGDIVLLGTQTPQLEEIFFELTHNMNNDLGGSGSNLRTPAACMGMSRCEYACYDSQELCYNLTQEYQDELHRPAFPYKFKFKFDACPNGCVAAIARSDLSFLGTWRDNIRVDQEAVAAYVGGEIAPNAGAHAGRDWGKFDIVKEVVNLCPSGAITFEGGKLAIDNKECVRCMHCINTMPRALRIGEDTGCSILCGAKAPILDGPQMGSLLVPFVEVNKDDDFQAIKDVVEGVWDWWMEEGKNRERIGETMKRLGFAALANAAGVPIDARMVQEPRHNPYIFWKADEVEGGWERDIEDFRKRHQR, encoded by the coding sequence ATGGCGAAACACAAAACTCCTATGTTGGACCAGCTGGAAAGCGGCCCGTGGCCCAGCTTTGTGTCCGACGTCAAACAGGAGGCCGAAACTCGCGCCAAGAACGAGAAGGGCATTGAATACCAGGTTCCCGCTGACTGCCCTGACGATCTTCTCGGTGTTCTCGAGTTGTCCTACAACGACGGTGAAACCCACTGGAAACACGGCGGTATCGTCGGCGTTTTCGGTTACGGCGGCGGCGTCATCGGTCGTTACTGCGACCAGCCCGAACAGTTCCCCGGCGTGGCTCACTTCCATACCATTCGTGTGGCCCAGCCTGCTGGTAAGTTCTACACCACCAAGTTCCTGCGCGACCTTTGCGACATCTGGGAACTTCGCGGTTCCGGTCTGACCAACATGCATGGCGCCACCGGCGACATCGTGCTGCTCGGCACCCAGACCCCGCAGCTCGAAGAAATCTTCTTCGAACTGACCCACAACATGAACAACGACCTCGGTGGTTCCGGTTCCAACCTGCGTACTCCGGCAGCCTGCATGGGTATGTCCCGTTGTGAATACGCCTGTTACGACTCTCAGGAACTGTGCTACAACCTGACCCAGGAATACCAGGACGAACTGCACCGCCCGGCATTCCCGTACAAGTTCAAGTTCAAGTTCGACGCCTGCCCGAACGGCTGCGTGGCTGCCATTGCCCGCTCCGACCTTTCCTTCCTCGGCACCTGGCGCGACAACATCCGCGTCGACCAGGAAGCCGTTGCCGCTTACGTTGGCGGCGAGATCGCACCCAACGCCGGCGCACACGCCGGCCGCGATTGGGGCAAGTTCGACATCGTCAAGGAAGTCGTCAACCTGTGTCCGTCCGGCGCCATCACCTTCGAAGGCGGCAAGCTGGCCATCGACAACAAGGAATGTGTCCGTTGCATGCACTGCATCAACACCATGCCGCGCGCACTGCGCATCGGTGAAGACACCGGTTGTTCCATCCTTTGCGGCGCAAAGGCCCCGATCCTCGACGGTCCGCAGATGGGCTCCCTGCTCGTCCCGTTCGTCGAAGTGAACAAGGACGATGACTTCCAGGCCATCAAGGACGTCGTTGAAGGCGTTTGGGATTGGTGGATGGAAGAAGGCAAGAACCGCGAGCGCATCGGTGAAACCATGAAGCGCCTCGGTTTCGCAGCCCTTGCCAATGCTGCTGGCGTGCCCATTGATGCACGCATGGTTCAGGAACCGCGCCACAACCCCTACATCTTCTGGAAGGCTGATGAGGTTGAAGGCGGTTGGGAACGCGACATCGAAGACTTCCGTAAACGCCACCAGCGCTAA
- a CDS encoding YkgJ family cysteine cluster protein, translated as MDTQNKNTCKQCGNCCREGGPALHVEDLEIIRSGQGPDLVHIVTLRRGEHAYDQVTNSFAPLKEELLKLKGSQGTWTCTFYSNEAAMCTIYEHRPSECRALNCRAPEELYEVYTHERISRRDLIPQGHPLLELIDEHERQCPAEEIARLATPATTGDAEAAERLAHMVRYDDEIRKLVPEKSGMDPEGMDFFFGRPVRTLLRQFATAVNIEKGGKMVFRKIPKGQ; from the coding sequence ATGGACACCCAAAACAAAAATACCTGCAAACAGTGCGGCAACTGCTGCCGGGAAGGCGGCCCCGCGCTGCATGTGGAAGACCTGGAAATCATCCGTTCGGGCCAGGGGCCGGACCTGGTTCACATCGTGACCCTGCGCCGGGGCGAGCATGCCTACGACCAGGTCACGAACAGCTTCGCGCCCCTCAAGGAGGAACTCCTCAAGCTCAAGGGCAGCCAGGGCACCTGGACCTGCACCTTCTACAGCAATGAGGCGGCCATGTGCACCATCTACGAGCACCGCCCCTCGGAATGCCGCGCCCTGAACTGCCGGGCCCCCGAGGAACTCTACGAGGTCTACACCCATGAACGGATTTCCCGCAGGGACCTGATCCCCCAGGGGCACCCCCTGCTGGAGCTCATCGACGAGCATGAACGGCAGTGTCCGGCCGAAGAGATCGCCCGGCTGGCCACTCCGGCGACAACGGGCGATGCCGAAGCAGCGGAGCGCCTGGCCCACATGGTGCGCTACGACGACGAAATCAGGAAGCTGGTGCCCGAAAAAAGCGGCATGGATCCGGAGGGAATGGACTTCTTCTTCGGCCGCCCGGTGCGCACCCTGCTCCGCCAATTCGCGACAGCCGTCAACATCGAAAAGGGCGGCAAAATGGTTTTCCGGAAAATACCCAAAGGACAATAA
- a CDS encoding MBOAT family O-acyltransferase codes for MLFSSLEFLIFFLCVCGFLALVRSNTSRKLFLLAASYYFYAYWDYRFLSLILLSTLTDYCVGRALEITEDKGKRRWLLVASLVVNLGLLGYFKYCNFFIESAAPLLEKVGLHAGTLDIILPVGISFYTFQTLSYTIDVYRRKMPVCRSLFDFALFVAFFPQLVAGPIVRAAHFLPQLALARPLNRDDLYEGFRRFTFGLTKKVFLADRLAMYVDFVFENSALMDTSTLWLGVVAYTLQIYFDFSGYSDMAIGAARMMGYDLGENFNFPYLSRSFSEFWRRWHISLSSWVRDYLYIPLGGNRGGAARTSLNLMLTMLLMGLWHGAAWTFVFWGGLHGLGLVTERLVFGKESIRPPHTLVSGLLGWGYTILVAVVGWVFFRAQSFGAAWTILEGMFVPRSGVIWIHPFVAAVVAGTALLHMAKGLARTDWLLTKKGWYTPALLFSLLWLVVIFYPTGFTPFIYFQF; via the coding sequence ATGTTGTTTTCCTCTTTGGAATTCCTGATATTCTTCCTTTGCGTCTGCGGCTTTCTCGCCTTGGTCCGGAGCAACACGAGCCGCAAGCTCTTTCTGTTGGCGGCCAGCTATTACTTCTATGCCTATTGGGATTACCGTTTCCTGTCCCTCATTCTGCTCTCCACCCTGACCGACTATTGCGTGGGTCGGGCGCTGGAGATCACGGAAGACAAGGGAAAACGCAGATGGCTGCTGGTGGCCAGCCTTGTGGTCAACCTCGGCCTGCTGGGCTATTTCAAGTACTGCAACTTCTTTATCGAGTCCGCAGCGCCTTTGCTGGAGAAGGTGGGGCTGCACGCCGGAACCCTGGACATCATCCTGCCCGTGGGCATCTCCTTTTACACCTTCCAGACTCTGTCCTACACCATAGACGTGTACCGGCGGAAAATGCCCGTGTGCAGGTCCCTGTTCGACTTCGCATTGTTCGTGGCCTTTTTCCCGCAGCTGGTGGCTGGGCCCATCGTGCGCGCCGCGCATTTCCTGCCGCAGCTCGCACTGGCCAGGCCGCTGAACCGGGATGACCTCTACGAGGGCTTTCGGCGGTTCACCTTCGGTCTGACCAAGAAGGTTTTTCTGGCGGACCGGCTGGCCATGTACGTGGATTTCGTGTTCGAAAATTCCGCTTTGATGGACACGTCCACCCTCTGGCTGGGCGTGGTCGCCTACACGCTCCAGATCTATTTCGATTTTTCCGGGTATTCGGACATGGCCATCGGCGCGGCCCGTATGATGGGATACGATCTGGGAGAGAACTTCAACTTTCCGTACCTGTCGCGCAGTTTTTCCGAATTCTGGAGGCGCTGGCACATTTCGCTTTCCTCCTGGGTGCGCGACTATCTGTACATCCCCCTTGGGGGGAATCGGGGAGGAGCGGCCAGGACCAGCCTGAATCTGATGCTGACCATGCTGCTCATGGGCCTCTGGCACGGCGCCGCCTGGACCTTTGTCTTCTGGGGCGGCTTGCACGGGCTGGGCCTGGTGACGGAACGTCTCGTGTTCGGCAAGGAATCGATCCGGCCTCCCCATACCCTGGTCAGCGGGTTGCTCGGCTGGGGCTATACCATACTCGTGGCCGTGGTTGGTTGGGTCTTTTTCCGGGCCCAGAGCTTCGGGGCGGCCTGGACCATCCTGGAAGGCATGTTCGTTCCCCGGTCGGGCGTGATCTGGATACACCCCTTTGTGGCGGCGGTGGTGGCCGGAACGGCCCTGCTGCACATGGCCAAAGGGCTGGCCAGGACCGATTGGCTGCTCACGAAAAAGGGCTGGTATACGCCAGCCCTGCTGTTCAGCCTGCTCTGGCTGGTGGTGATCTTCTATCCCACGGGTTTCACCCCGTTCATCTATTTCCAGTTCTGA
- a CDS encoding glycosyltransferase, whose product MSGRRRMRILFLIPSLEVGGAETQLVHAANGLAARGHEVSVAVHYPGGALERRLENVRVIQLHKAGRWDLPFFSFRLVRAVRSFGPDAVCSFLGTPNILAAALRPLLRPARIVWSVRSSDMDLSRYGWASRLGAWLEIRLSPLADRIMVNSQAGKGHALSRGMDGSNMLVVPNGFDVDRFAPDPEAGRALRRELRVPGNAFLVGLVARLDPMKDHGTFFKAAELAAQQDETLRFACVGDGPLREELAECGPALALGERLIWAGPRADMPAVYNALDLCCLSSMTEGFPNVLGEAMACGTPCVTTDVGDAAHLVGDCGLVVPPRSPEALARGMLDMTARIRAGQAGDPRARIVERFSLSRMFESIESLLSKVLR is encoded by the coding sequence GTGAGCGGAAGACGGCGCATGCGTATCCTGTTCCTGATCCCGTCGCTTGAGGTGGGCGGGGCCGAAACCCAGCTGGTTCATGCGGCCAACGGCTTGGCCGCGCGCGGCCACGAGGTGTCCGTGGCCGTGCATTACCCCGGCGGCGCGCTGGAACGTCGTCTGGAGAATGTCCGGGTCATCCAGCTTCACAAGGCCGGGAGATGGGACCTTCCGTTTTTTTCCTTCCGGCTGGTCCGCGCCGTGCGTTCCTTCGGGCCCGACGCGGTCTGTTCGTTCCTTGGCACCCCGAACATACTTGCCGCCGCCCTGAGGCCGCTCCTGCGTCCCGCGCGCATCGTCTGGTCCGTGCGTTCCTCGGACATGGATCTTTCCCGGTACGGTTGGGCCTCTCGGCTGGGGGCCTGGCTCGAGATTCGTCTTTCTCCGCTTGCGGACCGCATCATGGTCAATTCGCAGGCCGGGAAGGGGCACGCCCTGTCTCGGGGCATGGACGGGAGCAATATGCTTGTTGTGCCGAACGGGTTCGACGTGGACCGGTTTGCACCCGACCCGGAGGCGGGAAGGGCGCTGCGGCGCGAGTTGAGGGTCCCGGGAAACGCTTTTCTGGTGGGGCTGGTGGCCCGGCTTGATCCCATGAAGGATCATGGAACGTTCTTCAAGGCCGCCGAATTGGCCGCGCAGCAGGATGAAACCCTGCGCTTTGCCTGTGTGGGCGACGGCCCCCTGCGGGAAGAGCTTGCGGAATGCGGTCCCGCCCTTGCCCTCGGAGAGCGTCTGATATGGGCCGGACCCCGTGCCGACATGCCCGCGGTCTACAACGCCCTGGATCTGTGCTGTCTTTCCTCCATGACGGAGGGCTTTCCCAATGTGCTGGGCGAAGCCATGGCCTGCGGCACTCCCTGCGTGACCACGGATGTGGGGGATGCTGCTCATCTGGTGGGGGATTGCGGGCTTGTGGTGCCCCCCCGGAGCCCCGAGGCCCTTGCCCGGGGGATGCTGGACATGACGGCCCGAATCCGCGCGGGGCAGGCGGGGGATCCGCGTGCCCGCATCGTGGAGCGGTTTTCCCTGTCGCGCATGTTCGAATCCATTGAATCCCTATTGAGCAAGGTTCTGCGATGA
- the asnB gene encoding asparagine synthase (glutamine-hydrolyzing) — translation MCGITGLFSFDPSPGETVLRAMTDALVHRGPDDSDVWLDPEAGVGLGHRRLSILDVSSLGRQPMSSACGRFVIAYNGEVYNHMDLRRELPDYPYKSTSDTETILAAVAAWGLEAALERFVGMFAMALWDRQERKLFLVRDRLGIKPLYYSPAGRGWVFGSELKALKAHPEFVPSIDRDALSLYFRHNFIPAPYSIYRGCRKVMPGEIVTLSAAGEDFKRYWDAASVWGRGSAAQLECSSQEAVEQLEALLSDAVSQRMLSDVPLGAFLSGGIDSSTVVALMQADSGRPVKTFSIGFGVEEFDEAKHASAVAAHLGTDHTELYVTPDDLLRVIPDLPRYWDEPFADSSQIPTYILSRLTREHVTVSLSGDGGDELFCGYDRYFWTEKVWRAMNRVPVWMRGLLAGTASLLPLRSFDLLGVFGKKVSWRLDALRASDCRELYRYFTSHFKRPDEFVLGAREPATPFSALAWDDDRWKNMSLYDIMGYLPDDILTKVDRASMAASLEARVPILDHRVVEFAARVPQNLKVRDGKSKWLLRQVLYKHVPREIVERPKMGFGVPIREWLRGPLRQWASDLLAEECVRADGYIDHAMVSRMWREYLGGQDHWSYYLWDVLMFQAWLREAE, via the coding sequence ATGTGCGGAATAACTGGGCTGTTTTCGTTTGATCCGTCTCCGGGGGAAACGGTTCTCCGGGCCATGACCGATGCTCTTGTTCATCGCGGACCGGACGATTCCGATGTGTGGCTCGACCCCGAGGCCGGAGTCGGGCTGGGGCATCGGCGTCTTTCCATCCTGGACGTCTCCTCCCTGGGGCGACAGCCCATGTCTTCCGCCTGCGGCCGGTTCGTCATCGCCTACAACGGCGAGGTCTACAACCACATGGACCTGCGCCGCGAATTGCCGGACTACCCCTACAAATCCACCTCGGATACGGAAACCATCCTGGCGGCTGTTGCGGCCTGGGGGCTGGAGGCCGCCCTGGAGCGTTTCGTGGGCATGTTCGCCATGGCCCTGTGGGACAGGCAGGAACGAAAGCTTTTCCTGGTGCGCGACAGGCTGGGCATCAAACCCCTGTACTACTCTCCCGCCGGTCGCGGCTGGGTGTTCGGCTCCGAACTCAAGGCCCTCAAGGCGCATCCCGAGTTCGTTCCTTCCATCGATCGTGACGCCCTGTCTCTCTATTTCAGGCACAATTTCATTCCCGCCCCATATTCCATCTACCGGGGATGCCGCAAGGTCATGCCCGGCGAGATCGTGACCCTTTCCGCAGCGGGCGAAGATTTCAAGCGGTATTGGGACGCCGCTTCCGTATGGGGCCGGGGGAGCGCCGCGCAACTGGAGTGCTCGTCGCAGGAAGCAGTAGAGCAGTTGGAGGCCCTGCTTTCCGATGCGGTCTCCCAGCGCATGCTTTCCGACGTTCCGCTGGGGGCGTTCCTGTCCGGCGGCATCGATTCCTCCACGGTGGTGGCGCTGATGCAGGCGGACAGCGGCCGTCCGGTCAAGACCTTTTCCATTGGATTCGGGGTGGAGGAATTCGACGAGGCGAAACACGCCAGCGCCGTGGCCGCGCACCTGGGCACGGACCACACCGAGCTGTACGTCACGCCGGACGACCTGCTTCGGGTCATCCCGGACCTGCCCCGGTACTGGGACGAGCCCTTTGCCGATTCCTCGCAGATTCCCACCTACATCCTGAGCCGCCTGACCCGGGAGCATGTGACGGTTTCCCTGTCCGGCGACGGGGGGGATGAACTTTTTTGCGGCTATGACCGCTATTTCTGGACCGAAAAGGTCTGGCGGGCCATGAATCGGGTTCCCGTCTGGATGCGCGGGCTTCTGGCGGGGACCGCCTCGCTGCTGCCCCTGCGCAGCTTCGACCTTCTGGGCGTCTTCGGCAAGAAGGTGAGCTGGAGGCTGGATGCCCTGCGCGCTTCGGATTGCAGGGAATTGTATCGCTATTTCACCTCCCACTTCAAAAGGCCAGACGAATTCGTGCTTGGGGCGCGGGAGCCGGCCACCCCCTTTTCGGCCCTGGCCTGGGACGACGACCGGTGGAAGAACATGAGTCTCTACGACATCATGGGCTATCTGCCGGACGACATTCTGACCAAGGTGGACAGGGCCAGCATGGCCGCGAGCCTGGAGGCCCGCGTGCCGATCCTGGACCACAGGGTGGTGGAGTTCGCCGCTCGCGTGCCGCAGAACCTCAAGGTCCGGGACGGCAAGAGCAAATGGCTGCTGCGACAGGTGCTGTACAAGCACGTGCCCAGGGAAATCGTGGAGCGTCCCAAGATGGGCTTCGGCGTGCCCATCCGCGAGTGGCTGCGCGGGCCGCTTCGCCAATGGGCTTCGGACCTGCTCGCCGAGGAGTGCGTCAGGGCCGACGGATATATTGATCACGCCATGGTCTCCCGGATGTGGCGCGAGTATCTGGGCGGTCAGGATCACTGGAGCTACTACCTGTGGGATGTGCTCATGTTCCAGGCCTGGCTGCGGGAGGCGGAGTGA
- a CDS encoding class I SAM-dependent methyltransferase produces MQESTNDMPLEERFAFGQNWSKFIANLSPEQIGDARSSILARFPDGLEGKTFLDIGCGSGLFSLAARDLGARVVSFDFDPNSVECARYLKERFHPGDDSWEIFQGSVLNDAAMADLGRFDIVYSWGVLHHTGEMWHAMENAVSRVAPGGSLFIAIYNDQGGYSELWRAIKKLYVKSPEWARTLLCLMTFFFYEGRSLLIQIARLRNPFKYLMNRRQQRGMSIWTDVRDWVGGYPFEVAKPEAIFEYCRNRGFELDWLKTNGGGIACNEYVFKKKTV; encoded by the coding sequence ATGCAGGAAAGTACGAACGACATGCCCTTGGAAGAGCGTTTCGCTTTTGGGCAGAACTGGTCTAAATTCATCGCAAACCTGAGCCCGGAACAGATTGGCGACGCCAGGTCTTCCATACTCGCTCGATTCCCCGACGGGCTCGAGGGAAAGACCTTTTTGGATATTGGTTGCGGCAGCGGGCTGTTCTCGCTCGCGGCCAGGGATCTGGGAGCAAGGGTGGTTTCCTTTGACTTCGACCCGAATTCCGTGGAATGCGCCAGATATCTCAAGGAGCGCTTTCATCCCGGGGATGATTCCTGGGAGATTTTCCAGGGGTCCGTTCTCAATGACGCGGCGATGGCCGATTTGGGCCGGTTCGACATTGTTTACTCCTGGGGGGTGCTGCATCACACCGGTGAAATGTGGCACGCGATGGAGAACGCCGTTTCGCGCGTCGCGCCGGGCGGAAGCCTTTTCATTGCCATATACAACGATCAGGGCGGTTATTCGGAGTTGTGGAGGGCGATCAAGAAATTGTATGTCAAATCTCCTGAATGGGCTCGTACTCTTCTCTGCCTGATGACCTTTTTCTTCTACGAGGGGCGCTCTCTCCTTATCCAGATTGCAAGGCTGCGAAATCCTTTCAAGTACCTGATGAACAGGCGGCAGCAGCGGGGCATGTCCATCTGGACCGATGTCCGGGATTGGGTCGGTGGGTATCCCTTTGAAGTCGCCAAGCCCGAGGCCATATTCGAATACTGCAGGAATCGCGGCTTCGAGCTGGACTGGTTGAAAACCAACGGCGGAGGCATTGCCTGCAACGAATATGTCTTCAAAAAAAAGACTGTGTAA
- a CDS encoding glycosyltransferase family 4 protein: protein MKKIVLVISSLSMGGAESVLAWLAAGLHGQGLRVTVLTLDDGSVPPFYPLPEAVALRPLGLAGRSPNIVGALLSNWKRIRALRSAIVSESPDVVVSFMEQTNVLTLLAAGRKYPVVVSERVHPMHSVGRLWDWLRRRTYGRAAALVVQTESIGREYGWLRRAFVSVIPNAALAPQPGEPSVRIERPAIVAMGRLHAQKGFDLLLRAFAGLADEYPEWSVVVFGEGRERGLLEALARELGVQGRVSFPGRTSTPHADLSQGDVFVLSSRFEGFPNVLAEAMAAGLPCIAADCPGGPADLITDGKDGLLVRANDVNDLRGALGVLLGDRALRERLASSGRMITERFREEKVLELWIQCFKNAIGARG, encoded by the coding sequence ATGAAGAAGATCGTGCTGGTCATATCCTCCCTGTCCATGGGAGGGGCGGAATCCGTGCTGGCATGGCTGGCCGCGGGCCTGCATGGTCAGGGGCTTCGGGTGACCGTCCTGACTCTGGACGACGGAAGCGTCCCCCCGTTCTACCCGTTGCCGGAGGCGGTGGCCCTTAGGCCGCTGGGGCTGGCTGGCCGATCCCCGAACATCGTCGGCGCCCTGCTGAGCAACTGGAAGCGCATCAGGGCCCTGCGTTCCGCTATTGTTTCCGAATCTCCGGATGTGGTCGTCAGCTTTATGGAGCAGACCAACGTACTGACTCTTTTGGCTGCCGGCCGGAAATACCCGGTGGTTGTTTCCGAACGGGTGCATCCGATGCATTCCGTGGGTCGATTGTGGGACTGGTTGCGCCGCAGAACCTATGGCAGGGCGGCGGCCCTGGTGGTGCAGACCGAAAGCATCGGCAGGGAATATGGTTGGTTGCGCCGGGCGTTCGTATCGGTCATTCCGAACGCGGCGCTTGCTCCGCAACCGGGGGAACCTTCCGTGCGGATTGAAAGGCCGGCCATTGTGGCCATGGGACGCCTTCACGCGCAAAAAGGCTTTGATCTCTTGTTGCGGGCCTTTGCCGGTCTGGCGGATGAATATCCCGAATGGTCCGTAGTCGTGTTCGGCGAAGGCCGGGAGCGGGGGCTGCTGGAAGCTCTGGCCCGAGAGCTCGGTGTTCAGGGACGTGTCTCCTTTCCCGGACGCACGTCCACGCCGCATGCGGATTTGTCGCAGGGGGACGTCTTTGTATTGTCCTCCCGTTTTGAAGGATTTCCCAACGTCCTTGCCGAGGCCATGGCTGCGGGGCTGCCGTGCATTGCGGCCGATTGCCCCGGAGGGCCTGCGGATCTGATAACCGACGGCAAGGACGGCTTGCTTGTCCGGGCAAACGATGTGAATGACCTTCGCGGGGCGTTGGGTGTGCTGCTTGGCGATCGGGCCTTGCGCGAACGGCTGGCCTCCAGCGGAAGGATGATCACTGAACGGTTCCGCGAGGAAAAGGTCCTGGAGCTTTGGATTCAATGTTTCAAAAACGCTATTGGAGCGAGGGGTTGA
- a CDS encoding acyltransferase, with protein MKMESVVRMPLELLQAFARCVPGRLGVFLRRNAYRPFMADGRMFEIESGVFIDRLSNLSLGNGVVIESNCSLYCCNSAMSIGSNCYLNKNVRLGSCGDAPLTLGNEVMVGPNVVMDTSNHVFARTDRSIKSQGLVFAPIVVEDDVWIGANVVVTSGATIGRGSVVAAGAVVTRDVEPYSVVGGVPARLIRKRDVNR; from the coding sequence ATGAAGATGGAGTCAGTGGTTCGGATGCCGTTGGAGCTCCTGCAGGCCTTTGCACGGTGCGTACCCGGCCGGCTCGGGGTTTTTCTGCGCCGCAATGCCTACCGGCCCTTCATGGCGGACGGACGGATGTTTGAAATAGAGTCGGGCGTGTTCATCGACAGGCTATCCAATCTTTCCCTGGGAAACGGCGTGGTCATAGAGAGCAACTGTTCCCTGTACTGCTGCAATTCGGCCATGTCGATAGGCAGCAACTGCTACCTGAACAAGAACGTGCGGCTGGGCTCCTGCGGGGACGCGCCACTGACGCTCGGCAACGAGGTGATGGTGGGTCCCAACGTGGTTATGGACACCTCGAACCACGTGTTCGCCCGCACGGACCGGTCCATCAAGTCCCAGGGGCTGGTTTTCGCTCCCATTGTGGTGGAGGACGACGTTTGGATTGGCGCCAACGTCGTGGTCACCAGCGGCGCGACCATAGGCAGGGGCAGCGTCGTGGCCGCAGGCGCGGTGGTCACGCGGGATGTGGAACCCTATTCGGTGGTCGGGGGCGTTCCGGCCAGACTGATCCGCAAGCGGGATGTGAATCGATGA
- a CDS encoding ABC transporter ATP-binding protein, with amino-acid sequence MKSFILDILARNGWAKTLCMLVLFAVSSIAETSGLLLLLPTLSLLGIAVADGGSTIMRVYGQSMAFLGIPVNLTSTVCVVVVAFAVQYSLLLSAWWLGSKLQHDYRAYWRNELFRAIYGAKWSFFVNRKSGAIMNVFYAEIDRMGMVFASLQQIWCCMVGAVLILVAAVGVSLPVTLGLILAGCCIVLVVKPFQKRAFRLGCALSQANSNFQSSGYEFWSAAKFLKVSAAEGKAGGLFGKAVEGIRKVGVPYLVDPVIVRCIFEFTGIIVLLFTLVYGTREMGLGTGEAAILLALFVRLYPKMSQMLQSVQLLKSLFPGYANTLEVYRAALAEQEHTGEGSLEWDEALPAVEFRDVSVSYGNTPVLKNITLSIPQGAFVAIAGASGAGKSTLVDTVMGLVDAGSGEVLVNGKSLSGISLGSWRRVVGYVGQESLLFNASIMENMRWGDETATDEEIVQAARKAHAHEFVQSLEQGYETAVGDRGVKLSGGQKQRIGLGRALLGEKRLLILDEATSALDSESEREVMKNVEELHGELSILAIAHRLSTIRKADWVYYLEDGRIIEQGSFEDLLKMNGRFAAMWAMQS; translated from the coding sequence ATGAAATCCTTCATCCTCGACATCCTCGCCCGGAACGGATGGGCAAAGACCCTGTGCATGCTGGTGCTTTTTGCCGTGAGCAGCATTGCCGAGACATCCGGGCTCCTTCTCCTGCTTCCGACCCTCTCCCTTCTGGGGATCGCTGTCGCGGACGGCGGGAGTACGATCATGAGGGTGTACGGGCAGTCCATGGCCTTTCTCGGCATTCCCGTCAATCTCACGTCAACGGTCTGCGTGGTGGTGGTCGCGTTCGCCGTGCAGTATTCGCTGCTGCTGTCGGCCTGGTGGCTGGGATCCAAGCTGCAGCACGATTATCGCGCCTATTGGCGCAACGAGCTGTTTCGCGCCATCTACGGCGCCAAATGGAGTTTTTTCGTCAACCGCAAGTCCGGGGCGATCATGAATGTCTTCTATGCGGAGATAGACAGGATGGGCATGGTCTTCGCCTCGCTGCAGCAGATCTGGTGCTGCATGGTGGGGGCGGTTCTTATCCTGGTTGCGGCGGTGGGGGTTTCCCTGCCCGTCACCCTCGGGCTCATTCTTGCCGGTTGCTGCATCGTGCTTGTGGTCAAGCCTTTTCAGAAGCGGGCATTCCGGCTGGGATGTGCATTGAGTCAGGCCAATTCGAATTTTCAAAGTTCAGGCTACGAATTCTGGTCGGCCGCCAAGTTCTTGAAGGTGTCGGCGGCCGAGGGCAAGGCGGGCGGCCTGTTCGGGAAAGCCGTCGAAGGCATTCGCAAGGTCGGCGTCCCGTACCTGGTGGATCCCGTTATCGTCCGGTGCATATTCGAATTCACCGGCATCATTGTTTTGCTTTTCACCCTGGTTTACGGGACCCGGGAGATGGGGCTCGGCACCGGAGAGGCGGCCATCCTGCTGGCCCTGTTTGTCCGGCTGTACCCGAAGATGAGCCAGATGCTTCAGAGCGTCCAGCTGCTCAAGAGCCTTTTCCCGGGCTATGCGAATACCCTCGAAGTCTACCGCGCCGCCCTTGCGGAGCAGGAGCACACGGGCGAGGGTTCCCTGGAATGGGACGAAGCCCTTCCCGCCGTGGAGTTCAGGGATGTTTCGGTTTCCTACGGAAATACTCCGGTCCTCAAGAACATCACCCTGTCCATTCCCCAGGGGGCCTTTGTGGCCATTGCCGGGGCGTCCGGAGCCGGGAAGTCCACCCTGGTCGATACGGTCATGGGGCTGGTGGATGCCGGTTCCGGAGAGGTGCTGGTCAACGGTAAAAGTCTTTCAGGAATTTCTCTTGGCTCCTGGCGCAGGGTGGTCGGATACGTGGGGCAGGAGAGCCTGCTCTTCAACGCCAGCATCATGGAGAACATGCGCTGGGGCGATGAAACCGCCACGGATGAGGAGATTGTCCAGGCGGCCCGGAAGGCCCATGCCCACGAATTTGTTCAGTCCCTGGAACAGGGCTATGAAACGGCCGTGGGCGACAGGGGAGTGAAACTGTCGGGCGGTCAGAAACAGCGCATCGGCCTGGGGCGCGCCCTGCTGGGCGAGAAGAGACTTCTCATCCTCGACGAGGCCACCAGCGCCCTTGACTCCGAGTCCGAGCGCGAGGTCATGAAGAACGTGGAGGAACTTCACGGCGAGTTGTCCATATTGGCCATTGCCCACCGGCTGTCCACCATCCGCAAGGCGGACTGGGTCTACTACCTGGAGGACGGGCGGATCATCGAGCAGGGAAGTTTCGAGGATCTGTTGAAAATGAACGGACGATTCGCCGCAATGTGGGCCATGCAGTCCTAG